DNA from Candidatus Ishikawaella capsulata Mpkobe:
TTTCTATTACTTTTATAAGGTTTGAATAATGTATTTCTAAAATTATCTCCTGTTTCGTCAAATATTACTGCCATATGATTAGGTGTATAATATGTTAATAGTTTTTTAATCATTTGCAGCATGCCATATATAGCTCCTGTTGGTTCTCCTAAGCTATTTGTTAATAGAGGAAAAGCATAATATGAGCGATATAAGTGAAAAGACCCATCTACTAATATTAATGAATTATTTATTTTTATACCATAAGTTTAAATTTAACATGTAGTATATTTAAGCTATTATCTTTGATAACTAAAGATTAGTTTATGAATTTAATTCAATGCTTGTAATATAAAGAATATTTATATTACAAAAATAGTATTAATATACTTTCTATTAGATGATTATAGAATATATTACTGTTTATTTCTTATTTTTGATATCTAAGATAGATTTTTATTATTTTACTAGAATTAGTTTTACCATAAAAGTCCAAATATATTTATATAATTTTTTCATACATATAGTTAATAAAATATTTATTAATAAATTAATGCTTATTCTTATTATGTCTTTGAATACCTCTAAATAAATATTGCTAAAATATTAGCTTCTATATTTATGGCTCCTCTTCTACCTAAGATAATATTACTTTAAAAGGATGGATTATGCTTGAAACAAATATAGTTTTTCATAATTGTAATTTATGAAGTATTTTTCCTAACCTTGTCAAGGTGATTTATTTGTTTGCACATTCATGACAATAAATCTACATAAAATGAAAAATTAAGGAATATTCATAATGAAATTAATAACTGGAGTGATATTAACTGGTGGAAAAAGTTCACGGATGGGAGGTCAAGATAAAGGTCTACTTTTATTCAAAGGAAAACCTCTTTATTATCATGTACTTCAAAGGTTAGAATATCAAGTAGATAATATAATTATTAGTGCTAACCGTAATATACATATATACAAAAAAAGCAATTATGCGGTCATTACTGATTTAATACATGCTGATTGTGGTCCATTATCAGGCATATTAAATGCATTAGAGATAATACCTGGAGATTGGGCTGCTTTTTGTTCCTGTGATACACCATTAATACCGTATGATTATATAATAAGATTGTGGAATAAAAAAAATAACTCGCCAGCAGTTTGGGTCAGAACTATAAATAGACACTATCCTATACTAGCATTAATAAATAAGTCTCTCACTTATAATTTAATAAAGTTTTTGCTAAATAAAAACTATCGAGTAATAGATTTTTTAAGAATGAATCAAGGTCATGGTGTTATATTTTCAGATTCTGATATTCACTTTAGTAACATTAACACATTAGATTCACTGGAACAAATTATTAAAATTAATGATAAATAAAAGGCAAAACCTGGCAGTTTCCTAGTCTCACATGGGGAGGCCCCACACTACCATCGGCGCCACGACATTTCACTTCTGAGTTCGGAATGGAATCAGGTGGTTCTGCCGTACTAATTACTACCAGGTAACCTTTATTAAATAATTTATATCATAGATAATTAATTGGTACAAGCTAAATATTT
Protein-coding regions in this window:
- the mobA gene encoding molybdenum cofactor guanylyltransferase MobA, which codes for MKLITGVILTGGKSSRMGGQDKGLLLFKGKPLYYHVLQRLEYQVDNIIISANRNIHIYKKSNYAVITDLIHADCGPLSGILNALEIIPGDWAAFCSCDTPLIPYDYIIRLWNKKNNSPAVWVRTINRHYPILALINKSLTYNLIKFLLNKNYRVIDFLRMNQGHGVIFSDSDIHFSNINTLDSLEQIIKINDK